From the genome of Mycobacterium kansasii ATCC 12478:
CCGACGCCGTTCAGCGAGTTCGCTACGTCGTGTATACAGAGATGGCCGCGGTTGCCGCTGCGTTGGCATTTTGCATTTACGCGGAAACGACGATGGGCCCGGCGGGCCAAATTTTGTCGTCTCAAGTCGCACCAGCCGTATGCGGTGTTGCGCTAGCTGTCCTGGTCGGCTTCTTGATCGATTTGTGGATCACGACGTCCCAGAATGCGAGCACGGCGCAGGCAGCGACCCACAGATTGACCGATATGCTGGCGACGTTGCCGACACCGTCTGACCCGATTCCTGGGAAATCCCATTTGCCTTGCCCCCCAGCAGATTCCCGTTCCGAATTCGAGCACACCCTGCCCCCCGCCATCGCTGGCCTGCTCGACAACACCGGGCCCACCCCCAACACACCCGATGTCTCCTTGGTTTTCGCTGACCTACCCGGCTCGCCCGAATTCAGCATGCCCACCCTGCCGTCCCCCGGCTTCCCCGATTTCGGCGCGCCCGACTTACCCATCCCTCAATTGGCCGCGTTGCCTGACGTGTCGAGCGCCTTGGCCTGCCTGGGCCTGGCCGACCTGTCCACCGTGGCTCAGCTGGCGGTACGGCTCAGCCAGCTCACCGAGCTCTCGGGAGCAGCCAGCGGGCTGAGCCAACTGTCCAACGTGGCCGGCCAACAGGCACAAATGATCTCCTCACTGGCTCAGCAGAGCGCCCAGCAGCAGGCAACCCTGGCCGATCATGTCAAAAAAGATGATGACAACGACGGTGCCGCCGGCGGCACAACCACCGCAGAGCCCGCTCCCGTTGATGCCGCAACCGGCCCCTCCGAACACCGCGAGGGGCGCGTCCTGTAGAGGCCGCACCAGTCCAGCCATCACCACACCAAAGCCCTAACAGCCGACGCACTCACCAGCCCAGGCCAGCGCCGGTGCGGCGTTAGACCCGAGAGGAAAGTCCAACTCATGACTCAACCACTTCCTAATCCACCTTCAGACCCCTCGATAACGATCTCGGATATGTCATCCGAGGAAATACCGGTGGACGCCGTCCGGGAGAGGCTGAAGTGGTGGAAGCGGGGATCCATTGTTTGCGCTTTGACCGAGGTCTTCCTTGGCAGCGT
Proteins encoded in this window:
- a CDS encoding EspA/EspE family type VII secretion system effector; translated protein: MFDDAGTQIAALAPDGGWQGSAAHAYVTQNLAQSQHAKLIGDLEHLAGDLVSAQADAVQRVRYVVYTEMAAVAAALAFCIYAETTMGPAGQILSSQVAPAVCGVALAVLVGFLIDLWITTSQNASTAQAATHRLTDMLATLPTPSDPIPGKSHLPCPPADSRSEFEHTLPPAIAGLLDNTGPTPNTPDVSLVFADLPGSPEFSMPTLPSPGFPDFGAPDLPIPQLAALPDVSSALACLGLADLSTVAQLAVRLSQLTELSGAASGLSQLSNVAGQQAQMISSLAQQSAQQQATLADHVKKDDDNDGAAGGTTTAEPAPVDAATGPSEHREGRVL